From the Apus apus isolate bApuApu2 chromosome 4, bApuApu2.pri.cur, whole genome shotgun sequence genome, one window contains:
- the PLEKHS1 gene encoding pleckstrin homology domain-containing family S member 1 isoform X3, with amino-acid sequence MRFALKVESASMDSSSNHHLFNFLAHRIINIEVGISRSEIMEMVRKMFKCLPEQVMSISTGKRCYYLIGSSREETEDWVTVISSVSREAKRGGCCPQNQELPCPAIRSRPSSLPLPWNPVDPMSFPERQCYQKENGSSEDRNRPNSDPGPHQDHCDSPRRFFPSLGKNLGKSEENLLLSDTDEDITKEEEDYYQTPSNILAKYPREVSKPVSTAGSDVHLVEEPVQDNPIKEDIYMPMKSLRLIDESCQLMCRYDGLPSPPKCQDNSVCPKDLEANRDLKFPENSSSQQPALQRRQNSLPLSVVQLSILLSQVTDESQLQKLDIFIPQADINSYLKLTEAAGHICVSQWTGPHRLGCLFNHGDHIVAVNDLQPQDIEEAYLFISRSTRKEVKLTVCRIPHSDIFHVKGCSSS; translated from the exons ATGCGTTTTGCCCTGAAGGTGGAGTCTGCAAGCATGGATTCCTCATCAAATCACCACCTCTTCAACTTCTTAGCTCACAG AATCATAAATATTGAAGTTGGCATAAGCAGGTCTGAAATTATGGAAATGGTGAGGAAGATGTTTAAATGCCTTCCTGAACAGGTGATGTCCATCAGCACTGGCAAAAGATGTTACTACCTCATTGGGAGCAGCAG GGAGGAAACAGAGGACTGGGTCACTGTGATATCTTCAGTCTCGAGGGAGGCCAAAAGAGGTGGATGCTGCCCTCAG AACCAAGAGCTTCCCTGCCCAGCAATCAGAAGCCGACCCTCCTCTTTGCCACTACCCTGGAATCCTGTAGATCCGATGAGTTTCCCAGAAAGGCAATGCTACCAGAAG GAGAATGGTTCTTCTGAAGACAGGAACAGGCCTAATTCAGACCCTGGTCCTCATCAGGATCACTGTGACTCACCAAGACGATTTTTTCCAAGCCTg GGTAAAAACCTGGGAAAGAGCGAGGAGAATCTGCTGTTGTCAGATACAGATGAAGACATCACGAAAGAAGAAGAAGATTATTACCAAACTCCCAGCAATATTTTAGCAAAG TACCCTAGGGAAGTATCAAAGCCTGTCTCTACAGCTGGGTCTGATGTCCACCTGGTAGAGGAGCCAGTGCAGGACAACCCCATAAAGGAAGACATTTATATGCCAATGAAATCACT TAGGTTGATTGACGAGAGCTGCCAGCTCATGTGCAGATATGATGGGCTCCCATCTCCTCCCAAATGCCAGGACAACAGTGTTTGTCCAAAAGACTTGGAAGCAAACAGAGACCTAAAATtcccagaaaacagcagcagccagcagccagctctccaGAGGAGGCAAAATTCATTACCACTTTCCGTGGTTCAGTTGTCTATACTGCTCAG TCAAGTTACAGATGAGTCCCAGCTGCAGAAGTTGGATATTTTCATCCCCCAGGCTGATATTAACAGTTACCTAAAACTTACTGAAGCAGCAGGACACATATG TGTCTCACAGTGGACGGGTCCTCACCGACTGGGATGTTTGTTTAACCATGGAGACCATATAGTGGCTGTGAATGATCTGCAACCCCAGGACATAGAGGAGGCTTACTTATTCATCAGCAGGTCCACAAGAAAGGAG gtGAAACTTACTGTATGTAGGATTCCACATTCTGATATCTTCCATGTTAAAGGCTGTTCAAgttcctga
- the PLEKHS1 gene encoding pleckstrin homology domain-containing family S member 1 isoform X2: MASTSKINSAVATQNAFCPEGGVCKHGFLIKSPPLQLLSSQNSWKRRFFTLFKSSKGNYFLKYLKGQNIKGSIAVDEIINIEVGISRSEIMEMVRKMFKCLPEQVMSISTGKRCYYLIGSSREETEDWVTVISSVSREAKRGGCCPQNQELPCPAIRSRPSSLPLPWNPVDPMSFPERQCYQKENGSSEDRNRPNSDPGPHQDHCDSPRRFFPSLGKNLGKSEENLLLSDTDEDITKEEEDYYQTPSNILAKYPREVSKPVSTAGSDVHLVEEPVQDNPIKEDIYMPMKSLRLIDESCQLMCRYDGLPSPPKCQDNSVCPKDLEANRDLKFPENSSSQQPALQRRQNSLPLSVVQLSILLSQVTDESQLQKLDIFIPQADINSYLKLTEAAGHICVSQWTGPHRLGCLFNHGDHIVAVNDLQPQDIEEAYLFISRSTRKEVKLTVCRIPHSDIFHVKGCSSS; encoded by the exons TGGCAACTCAAAATGCGTTTTGCCCTGAAGGTGGAGTCTGCAAGCATGGATTCCTCATCAAATCACCACCTCTTCAACTTCTTAGCTCACAG AATTCCTGGAAAAGACGTTTTTTCACCCTGTTCAAATCCAGCAAGGGCAATTACTTCCTGAAGTATCTAAAAGGCCAGAACATAAAAGGCTCCATAGCTGTTGATGA AATCATAAATATTGAAGTTGGCATAAGCAGGTCTGAAATTATGGAAATGGTGAGGAAGATGTTTAAATGCCTTCCTGAACAGGTGATGTCCATCAGCACTGGCAAAAGATGTTACTACCTCATTGGGAGCAGCAG GGAGGAAACAGAGGACTGGGTCACTGTGATATCTTCAGTCTCGAGGGAGGCCAAAAGAGGTGGATGCTGCCCTCAG AACCAAGAGCTTCCCTGCCCAGCAATCAGAAGCCGACCCTCCTCTTTGCCACTACCCTGGAATCCTGTAGATCCGATGAGTTTCCCAGAAAGGCAATGCTACCAGAAG GAGAATGGTTCTTCTGAAGACAGGAACAGGCCTAATTCAGACCCTGGTCCTCATCAGGATCACTGTGACTCACCAAGACGATTTTTTCCAAGCCTg GGTAAAAACCTGGGAAAGAGCGAGGAGAATCTGCTGTTGTCAGATACAGATGAAGACATCACGAAAGAAGAAGAAGATTATTACCAAACTCCCAGCAATATTTTAGCAAAG TACCCTAGGGAAGTATCAAAGCCTGTCTCTACAGCTGGGTCTGATGTCCACCTGGTAGAGGAGCCAGTGCAGGACAACCCCATAAAGGAAGACATTTATATGCCAATGAAATCACT TAGGTTGATTGACGAGAGCTGCCAGCTCATGTGCAGATATGATGGGCTCCCATCTCCTCCCAAATGCCAGGACAACAGTGTTTGTCCAAAAGACTTGGAAGCAAACAGAGACCTAAAATtcccagaaaacagcagcagccagcagccagctctccaGAGGAGGCAAAATTCATTACCACTTTCCGTGGTTCAGTTGTCTATACTGCTCAG TCAAGTTACAGATGAGTCCCAGCTGCAGAAGTTGGATATTTTCATCCCCCAGGCTGATATTAACAGTTACCTAAAACTTACTGAAGCAGCAGGACACATATG TGTCTCACAGTGGACGGGTCCTCACCGACTGGGATGTTTGTTTAACCATGGAGACCATATAGTGGCTGTGAATGATCTGCAACCCCAGGACATAGAGGAGGCTTACTTATTCATCAGCAGGTCCACAAGAAAGGAG gtGAAACTTACTGTATGTAGGATTCCACATTCTGATATCTTCCATGTTAAAGGCTGTTCAAgttcctga
- the PLEKHS1 gene encoding pleckstrin homology domain-containing family S member 1 isoform X4, translated as MASTSKINSAVATQNAFCPEGGVCKHGFLIKSPPLQLLSSQNSWKRRFFTLFKSSKGNYFLKYLKGQNIKGSIAVDEIINIEVGISRSEIMEMVRKMFKCLPEQVMSISTGKRCYYLIGSSREETEDWVTVISSVSREAKRGGCCPQNQELPCPAIRSRPSSLPLPWNPVDPMSFPERQCYQKENGSSEDRNRPNSDPGPHQDHCDSPRRFFPSLGKNLGKSEENLLLSDTDEDITKEEEDYYQTPSNILAKYPREVSKPVSTAGSDVHLVEEPVQDNPIKEDIYMPMKSLQVTDESQLQKLDIFIPQADINSYLKLTEAAGHICVSQWTGPHRLGCLFNHGDHIVAVNDLQPQDIEEAYLFISRSTRKEVKLTVCRIPHSDIFHVKGCSSS; from the exons ATGGCTTCTaccagcaaaataaattctgcag TGGCAACTCAAAATGCGTTTTGCCCTGAAGGTGGAGTCTGCAAGCATGGATTCCTCATCAAATCACCACCTCTTCAACTTCTTAGCTCACAG AATTCCTGGAAAAGACGTTTTTTCACCCTGTTCAAATCCAGCAAGGGCAATTACTTCCTGAAGTATCTAAAAGGCCAGAACATAAAAGGCTCCATAGCTGTTGATGA AATCATAAATATTGAAGTTGGCATAAGCAGGTCTGAAATTATGGAAATGGTGAGGAAGATGTTTAAATGCCTTCCTGAACAGGTGATGTCCATCAGCACTGGCAAAAGATGTTACTACCTCATTGGGAGCAGCAG GGAGGAAACAGAGGACTGGGTCACTGTGATATCTTCAGTCTCGAGGGAGGCCAAAAGAGGTGGATGCTGCCCTCAG AACCAAGAGCTTCCCTGCCCAGCAATCAGAAGCCGACCCTCCTCTTTGCCACTACCCTGGAATCCTGTAGATCCGATGAGTTTCCCAGAAAGGCAATGCTACCAGAAG GAGAATGGTTCTTCTGAAGACAGGAACAGGCCTAATTCAGACCCTGGTCCTCATCAGGATCACTGTGACTCACCAAGACGATTTTTTCCAAGCCTg GGTAAAAACCTGGGAAAGAGCGAGGAGAATCTGCTGTTGTCAGATACAGATGAAGACATCACGAAAGAAGAAGAAGATTATTACCAAACTCCCAGCAATATTTTAGCAAAG TACCCTAGGGAAGTATCAAAGCCTGTCTCTACAGCTGGGTCTGATGTCCACCTGGTAGAGGAGCCAGTGCAGGACAACCCCATAAAGGAAGACATTTATATGCCAATGAAATCACT TCAAGTTACAGATGAGTCCCAGCTGCAGAAGTTGGATATTTTCATCCCCCAGGCTGATATTAACAGTTACCTAAAACTTACTGAAGCAGCAGGACACATATG TGTCTCACAGTGGACGGGTCCTCACCGACTGGGATGTTTGTTTAACCATGGAGACCATATAGTGGCTGTGAATGATCTGCAACCCCAGGACATAGAGGAGGCTTACTTATTCATCAGCAGGTCCACAAGAAAGGAG gtGAAACTTACTGTATGTAGGATTCCACATTCTGATATCTTCCATGTTAAAGGCTGTTCAAgttcctga
- the PLEKHS1 gene encoding pleckstrin homology domain-containing family S member 1 isoform X1 has product MASTSKINSAVATQNAFCPEGGVCKHGFLIKSPPLQLLSSQNSWKRRFFTLFKSSKGNYFLKYLKGQNIKGSIAVDEIINIEVGISRSEIMEMVRKMFKCLPEQVMSISTGKRCYYLIGSSREETEDWVTVISSVSREAKRGGCCPQNQELPCPAIRSRPSSLPLPWNPVDPMSFPERQCYQKENGSSEDRNRPNSDPGPHQDHCDSPRRFFPSLGKNLGKSEENLLLSDTDEDITKEEEDYYQTPSNILAKYPREVSKPVSTAGSDVHLVEEPVQDNPIKEDIYMPMKSLRLIDESCQLMCRYDGLPSPPKCQDNSVCPKDLEANRDLKFPENSSSQQPALQRRQNSLPLSVVQLSILLSQVTDESQLQKLDIFIPQADINSYLKLTEAAGHICVSQWTGPHRLGCLFNHGDHIVAVNDLQPQDIEEAYLFISRSTRKEVKLTVCRIPHSDIFHVKGCSSS; this is encoded by the exons ATGGCTTCTaccagcaaaataaattctgcag TGGCAACTCAAAATGCGTTTTGCCCTGAAGGTGGAGTCTGCAAGCATGGATTCCTCATCAAATCACCACCTCTTCAACTTCTTAGCTCACAG AATTCCTGGAAAAGACGTTTTTTCACCCTGTTCAAATCCAGCAAGGGCAATTACTTCCTGAAGTATCTAAAAGGCCAGAACATAAAAGGCTCCATAGCTGTTGATGA AATCATAAATATTGAAGTTGGCATAAGCAGGTCTGAAATTATGGAAATGGTGAGGAAGATGTTTAAATGCCTTCCTGAACAGGTGATGTCCATCAGCACTGGCAAAAGATGTTACTACCTCATTGGGAGCAGCAG GGAGGAAACAGAGGACTGGGTCACTGTGATATCTTCAGTCTCGAGGGAGGCCAAAAGAGGTGGATGCTGCCCTCAG AACCAAGAGCTTCCCTGCCCAGCAATCAGAAGCCGACCCTCCTCTTTGCCACTACCCTGGAATCCTGTAGATCCGATGAGTTTCCCAGAAAGGCAATGCTACCAGAAG GAGAATGGTTCTTCTGAAGACAGGAACAGGCCTAATTCAGACCCTGGTCCTCATCAGGATCACTGTGACTCACCAAGACGATTTTTTCCAAGCCTg GGTAAAAACCTGGGAAAGAGCGAGGAGAATCTGCTGTTGTCAGATACAGATGAAGACATCACGAAAGAAGAAGAAGATTATTACCAAACTCCCAGCAATATTTTAGCAAAG TACCCTAGGGAAGTATCAAAGCCTGTCTCTACAGCTGGGTCTGATGTCCACCTGGTAGAGGAGCCAGTGCAGGACAACCCCATAAAGGAAGACATTTATATGCCAATGAAATCACT TAGGTTGATTGACGAGAGCTGCCAGCTCATGTGCAGATATGATGGGCTCCCATCTCCTCCCAAATGCCAGGACAACAGTGTTTGTCCAAAAGACTTGGAAGCAAACAGAGACCTAAAATtcccagaaaacagcagcagccagcagccagctctccaGAGGAGGCAAAATTCATTACCACTTTCCGTGGTTCAGTTGTCTATACTGCTCAG TCAAGTTACAGATGAGTCCCAGCTGCAGAAGTTGGATATTTTCATCCCCCAGGCTGATATTAACAGTTACCTAAAACTTACTGAAGCAGCAGGACACATATG TGTCTCACAGTGGACGGGTCCTCACCGACTGGGATGTTTGTTTAACCATGGAGACCATATAGTGGCTGTGAATGATCTGCAACCCCAGGACATAGAGGAGGCTTACTTATTCATCAGCAGGTCCACAAGAAAGGAG gtGAAACTTACTGTATGTAGGATTCCACATTCTGATATCTTCCATGTTAAAGGCTGTTCAAgttcctga